In the Acropora muricata isolate sample 2 chromosome 10, ASM3666990v1, whole genome shotgun sequence genome, one interval contains:
- the LOC136887858 gene encoding uncharacterized protein isoform X3 has product MIRSRRFSLDDLDHKIDGLQAGVPVAPSAVQILDYWCGNLTKHLNTTVEKFENITFNSSLANYSISSGVTQLLHRITYDLSHIKVYSLLFGEISSSMTGPPFSVCLQEGVRQTKRLITGMEMAERILNGTSSLQPGQRPIHSTSRKQFPYQDILREIAIFKSQMRELGIIIGTYLFGFNSMQAMIA; this is encoded by the exons ATGATCAGGAG CCGAAGGTTTTCTCTTGACGACCTTGATCATAAAATCGACGGTTTACAAGCTGGTGTACCAGTTGCGCCATCCGCGGTTCAGATTCTTGACTACTGGTGTGGGAATTTGACAAAGCATCTCAACACAACTGTGGAGAAATTT GAAAATATTACATTCAACTCTTCATTGGCCAATTACAGTATATCTTCAGGCGTTACG CAGTTGCTTCATAGAATAACCTATGACCTGAGTCACATCAAAGTCTACTCTTTGCTATTTGGCGAGATCTCAAGTTCCATGACTGGCCCACCATTTAGTGTGTGTCTCCAAGAAGGAGTTCGTCAAACAAAGAGACTCATAACTGGCATGGAGATGGCG GAGAGAATATTGAATGGCACATCATCACTGCAACCTGGCCAACGTCCAATTCACAGTACATCTAGAAAGCAATTTCCTTACCAAGACATCCTCCGTGAAATAGCAATATTCAAGAGCCAAATGAGAGAGCTGGGTATCATCATTGGAACATATTTGTTTGGATTCAACTCCATGCAAGCGATGATCGCATGA
- the LOC136887858 gene encoding uncharacterized protein isoform X4, translated as MIRSRRFSLDDLDHKIDGLQAGVPVAPSAVQILDYWCGNLTKHLNTTVEKFENITFNSSLANYSISSGVTLLHRITYDLSHIKVYSLLFGEISSSMTGPPFSVCLQEGVRQTKRLITGMEMAERILNGTSSLQPGQRPIHSTSRKQFPYQDILREIAIFKSQMRELGIIIGTYLFGFNSMQAMIA; from the exons ATGATCAGGAG CCGAAGGTTTTCTCTTGACGACCTTGATCATAAAATCGACGGTTTACAAGCTGGTGTACCAGTTGCGCCATCCGCGGTTCAGATTCTTGACTACTGGTGTGGGAATTTGACAAAGCATCTCAACACAACTGTGGAGAAATTT GAAAATATTACATTCAACTCTTCATTGGCCAATTACAGTATATCTTCAGGCGTTACG TTGCTTCATAGAATAACCTATGACCTGAGTCACATCAAAGTCTACTCTTTGCTATTTGGCGAGATCTCAAGTTCCATGACTGGCCCACCATTTAGTGTGTGTCTCCAAGAAGGAGTTCGTCAAACAAAGAGACTCATAACTGGCATGGAGATGGCG GAGAGAATATTGAATGGCACATCATCACTGCAACCTGGCCAACGTCCAATTCACAGTACATCTAGAAAGCAATTTCCTTACCAAGACATCCTCCGTGAAATAGCAATATTCAAGAGCCAAATGAGAGAGCTGGGTATCATCATTGGAACATATTTGTTTGGATTCAACTCCATGCAAGCGATGATCGCATGA
- the LOC136887858 gene encoding uncharacterized protein isoform X2: MTGRLTMSGHKILKTFGHFVIISILLNSCVYSSNTARSRRFSLDDLDHKIDGLQAGVPVAPSAVQILDYWCGNLTKHLNTTVEKFENITFNSSLANYSISSGVTLLHRITYDLSHIKVYSLLFGEISSSMTGPPFSVCLQEGVRQTKRLITGMEMAERILNGTSSLQPGQRPIHSTSRKQFPYQDILREIAIFKSQMRELGIIIGTYLFGFNSMQAMIA, from the exons ATGACGGGACGATTAACAATGTCAG GGCACAAAATTCTCAAGACATTTGGCCATTTTGTTATCATTTCAATCCTATTAAATTCATGTGTCTATTCTTCTAACACGGCGAGAAGCCGAAGGTTTTCTCTTGACGACCTTGATCATAAAATCGACGGTTTACAAGCTGGTGTACCAGTTGCGCCATCCGCGGTTCAGATTCTTGACTACTGGTGTGGGAATTTGACAAAGCATCTCAACACAACTGTGGAGAAATTT GAAAATATTACATTCAACTCTTCATTGGCCAATTACAGTATATCTTCAGGCGTTACG TTGCTTCATAGAATAACCTATGACCTGAGTCACATCAAAGTCTACTCTTTGCTATTTGGCGAGATCTCAAGTTCCATGACTGGCCCACCATTTAGTGTGTGTCTCCAAGAAGGAGTTCGTCAAACAAAGAGACTCATAACTGGCATGGAGATGGCG GAGAGAATATTGAATGGCACATCATCACTGCAACCTGGCCAACGTCCAATTCACAGTACATCTAGAAAGCAATTTCCTTACCAAGACATCCTCCGTGAAATAGCAATATTCAAGAGCCAAATGAGAGAGCTGGGTATCATCATTGGAACATATTTGTTTGGATTCAACTCCATGCAAGCGATGATCGCATGA
- the LOC136887858 gene encoding uncharacterized protein isoform X1, with the protein MTGRLTMSGHKILKTFGHFVIISILLNSCVYSSNTARSRRFSLDDLDHKIDGLQAGVPVAPSAVQILDYWCGNLTKHLNTTVEKFENITFNSSLANYSISSGVTQLLHRITYDLSHIKVYSLLFGEISSSMTGPPFSVCLQEGVRQTKRLITGMEMAERILNGTSSLQPGQRPIHSTSRKQFPYQDILREIAIFKSQMRELGIIIGTYLFGFNSMQAMIA; encoded by the exons ATGACGGGACGATTAACAATGTCAG GGCACAAAATTCTCAAGACATTTGGCCATTTTGTTATCATTTCAATCCTATTAAATTCATGTGTCTATTCTTCTAACACGGCGAGAAGCCGAAGGTTTTCTCTTGACGACCTTGATCATAAAATCGACGGTTTACAAGCTGGTGTACCAGTTGCGCCATCCGCGGTTCAGATTCTTGACTACTGGTGTGGGAATTTGACAAAGCATCTCAACACAACTGTGGAGAAATTT GAAAATATTACATTCAACTCTTCATTGGCCAATTACAGTATATCTTCAGGCGTTACG CAGTTGCTTCATAGAATAACCTATGACCTGAGTCACATCAAAGTCTACTCTTTGCTATTTGGCGAGATCTCAAGTTCCATGACTGGCCCACCATTTAGTGTGTGTCTCCAAGAAGGAGTTCGTCAAACAAAGAGACTCATAACTGGCATGGAGATGGCG GAGAGAATATTGAATGGCACATCATCACTGCAACCTGGCCAACGTCCAATTCACAGTACATCTAGAAAGCAATTTCCTTACCAAGACATCCTCCGTGAAATAGCAATATTCAAGAGCCAAATGAGAGAGCTGGGTATCATCATTGGAACATATTTGTTTGGATTCAACTCCATGCAAGCGATGATCGCATGA
- the LOC136888046 gene encoding uncharacterized protein → MTGRLTMSGHKILKTFAYFVVISILLNSCICYSNAARNRRFSLDDLDHKIVGLRAGVPIASSAVQILDDWCGNLTKHLNATVEKFENITFNSSLATYSISSGVKLLQRVTYDLSHIKVYSLLFGEIPSSMTGPQFNLCLQEGVRQTKRLTTGMEMAERILNGTSSLQPGQRPIHSTSGKQFRYQDILREIAIFKSQMRELVIIIGTYFPGSNPKQAGR, encoded by the exons ATGACGGGACGATTAACAATGTCAG GGCACAAAATTCTCAAGACATTTGCCTATTTTGTTGTCATTTCAATCCTATTGAATTCATGTATCTGTTATTCTAATGCGGCGAGAAATCGAAGGTTTTCTCTTGACGACCTTGATCATAAAATCGTCGGCTTACGAGCTGGTGTACCAATTGCATCATCCGCGGTTCAGATCCTTGACGACTGGTGTGGGAATTTGACAAAGCATCTCAACGCAACTGTGGAGAAATTT GAAAATATTACATTCAACTCTTCATTGGCCACTTACAGTATATCTTCAGGCGTAAAA TTGCTTCAAAGAGTAACCTATGACCTGAGTCACATCAAAGTCTACTCTTTGCTGTTTGGCGAGATCCCAAGTTCCATGACTGGTCCACAATTTAATCTGTGTCTGCAAGAAGGAGTTCGTCAAACAAAGAGACTCACAACTGGCATGGAGATGGCG GAGAGAATATTGAATGGCACATCATCACTGCAACCTGGCCAACGTCCAATTCATAGTACATCTGGCAAGCAATTTCGTTACCAAGACATCCTCCGTGAAATAGCAATATTCAAGAGCCAAATGAGAGAGCTGGTTATCATCATTGGAACATATTTCCCTGGATCCAACCCTAAGCAAGCGGGACGATGA
- the LOC136888045 gene encoding uncharacterized protein: protein MAIQSSCNSSSSLASCKLEKDEWDEHFQVKPPSGTNHQQPGRHLSIDTRFSELSLESSSLFAESERQPLPLFRSVTYDSLSRNKTIPGQMVVQKCNVYIKSPFKQGPEKIVKGPVLRVDPGYDLKQRTIASVMRVKKQLQHESRTRYSRVLCSQLQKGNLKTLGRPMTASGPQMRSCQGIVAGFRTSHGFATTRTEDSFIEDGKLPHIDLSQMNLPQWASTKPESNPASSIHRTSIASSEDRSHIVSDKGFSRC, encoded by the exons ATGGCCATACAAAGTTCTTGTAACAGTAGCTCATCTTTAGCCAGCTGCAAACTGGAAAAAGACGAATGGGATGAGCATTTTCAGGTGAAGCCACCGAGTGGTACCAATCATCAG CAACCTGGGAGGCACTTAAGCATAGATACCAGATTTTCTGAACTTAGCCTTG AAAGTTCCTCATTATTTGCGGAGAGTGAAAGACAGCCTTTGCCTCTATTCAGGAGTGTCACATATGACTCTCTATCAAGAAACAAAACGATTCCTGGCCAAATGGTGGTCCAAAAGTGTAATGTTTACATAAAATCACCTTTTAAACAAGGTCCAGAAAAAATTGTCAAGGGGCCTGTATTG AGGGTTGACCCAGGTTATGACTTGAAGCAGCGAACCATTGCAAGTGTCATGAGAGTCAAAAAGCAGCTGCAGCACGAAAGCAGAACAAGATACTCTAGAGTGCTCTGCTCACAATTACAGAAAGGTAACCTCAAGACACTTGGCCGGCCAATGACAGCATCTGGCCCACAAATGAGAAGCTGTCAAGGAATTGTGGCTG GCTTTAGAACTAGTCATGGCTTTGCGACAACACGCACAGAGGATTCCTTTATTGAGGATGGCAAGTTACCCCACATTGATTTGTCTCAGATGAATCTTCCTCAGTGGGCTTCAACCAAACCTGAAAGTAACCCAGCGAGTTCTATTCATCGCACGTCAATCGCTTCTTCTGAGGACCGAAGTCATATTGTCAGTGATAAAGGTTTTTCCAGATGTTGA